From one Rhopalosiphum padi isolate XX-2018 chromosome 2, ASM2088224v1, whole genome shotgun sequence genomic stretch:
- the LOC132921704 gene encoding glucose dehydrogenase [FAD, quinone] produces MASLISGAINSAAWTGAGMIPVFVVGLAYLRYSMYDPESRVIDVQEVLDEYDFIVVGAGSAGAVVANRLSEMQNWTVLVLEAGGDETEISDVPSFVGYLQLSDMDWQYKTAPPSSDNPYCLAMVHDRCNWPRGKVLGGSSVLNAMVYVRGNRRDYDQWAAAGNPGWSYADVLPYFLKSEDNRNPYLARTKYHRRGGYLTVSEAPWRTPLATAFVSAGEELGYVNRDINGQYQNGFMLTQTTTRRGSRCSTAKAFLRPIRLRPNIHVSLRSQVTRVHFSGSGGGAGKLRATGVTYLRDGKRRTVTARKEVILSAGAIGSPQLLMVSGVGPADHLTELGVKPLVDLKVGHNLQDHVGLGGLTFLIDDPITFKKSRFTTASVALDYIMNERGPLTSSGVEGLAFVNTKYAEPSGEFPDIQFHFAPSSVNSDGDQIRKITGLRDAVYNTVYKPLVNAETWTLLPLLLRPKSSGWVRLKTKNPLAHPIIEPNYFAHRDDVRVLVDGIRIAFNVSNTAAFRKYNSRPLLTPMPGCKKFELFSDDYWECALRHFTFTIYHPAGTCKMGPDTDPDAVVDHRLRVRGVDGLRVIDASIMPNIVSGNPNAPVIMIGEKGADMIKEDWL; encoded by the exons ATGGCGTCGTTGATATCCGGTGCCATCAACAGCGCCGCTTGGACTGGGGCTGGAATGATACCCGTGTTCGTCGTCGGACTGGCGTACCTCCGGTATTCGATGTACGACCCCGAGTCGCGGGTGATAGACGTTCAGGAg GTGCTGGACGAATACGATTTCATAGTGGTGGGCGCTGGCTCGGCCGGGGCCGTCGTGGCCAACAGGCTGTCGGAGATGCAAAACTGGACGGTGTTGGTGTTGGAGGCCGGCGGGGACGAGACGGAGATATCGGACGTGCCGTCGTTCGTCGGCTACCTGCAGCTGTCCGACATGGACTGGCAGTACAAGACGGCACCGCCGTCCAGCGACAACCCGTACTGCTTGGCCATGGTGCACGACCGGTGCAACTGGCCCCGCGGCAAAGTGCTGGGCGGCTCGAGCGTCCTGAACGCGATGGTGTACGTGCGCGGCAACCGACGGGACTACGACCAGTGGGCCGCGGCCGGCAATCCCGGGTGGTCGTACGCGGACGTCCTGCCGTACTTCCTCAAGTCCGAGGACAACCGGAACCCGTACCTGGCCCGGACCAAGTACCACAGGCGCGGCGGTTACCTGACCGTGTCGGAGGCGCCGTGGCGGACGCCGCTGGCAACCGCGTTCGTGTCGGCCGGCGAGGAGTTGGGTTACGTGAACCGCGACATCAACGGACAGTACCAGAACGGGTTTATGCTCACGCAGACCACCACCCGCCGGGGCAGCCGGTGCAGTACCGCCAAAGCGTTCCTCCGGCCGATCCGACTGCGGCCCAACATTCACGTGTCGCTCCGCAGTCAGGTGACCCGCGTGCATTTCtccggcagcggcggcggcgccgGCAAGCTCCGGGCCACCGGCGTCACGTACCTGCGGGACGGCAAGCGGCGCACGGTGACCGCCCGGAAGGAAGTGATCCTGTCGGCAGGAGCCATCGGGTCACCGCAGCTGCTCATGGTGTCCGGCGTGGGGCCGGCCGATCACCTCACCGAACTGGGCGTCAAGCCGCTCGTCGACCTGAAAGTGGGACACAACCTGCAGGACCACGTGGGCTTGGGCGGGTTGACGTTTCTCATCGACGACCCGATCACGTTCAAAAAGTCCAGGTTCACCACCGCGTCCGTCGCGCTCGACTACATAATGAACGAGCGGGGCCCGCTGACGTCCAGCGGAGTCGAGGGCCTGGCGTTCGTCAACACCAAGTACGCGGAACCGTCGGGCGAGTTCCCGGACATACAGTTTCATTTCGCGCCTAGTTCCGTCAACTCGGACGGCGATCAGATCCGGAAGATCACCGGGCTCCGGGACGCCGTGTACAACACGGTGTACAAGCCGCTGGTGAACGCCGAGACTTGGACGCTGTTGCCGCTGCTGCTGCGCCCCAAGAGCTCCGGATGGGTGCGGCTCAAGACCAAAAACCCGCTGGCGCATCCGATCATCGAGCCCAACTATTTCGCGCACCGGGACGACGTCCGGGTGCTGGTGGACGGCATCCGGATCGCGTTCAACGTGTCCAACACGGCGGCGTTCCGCAAGTACAACTCCAGGCCGCTGCTGACGCCCATGCCGGGCTGCAAGAAGTTCGAGCTGTTCAGCGACGATTACTGGGAATGCGCTCTCCGGCACTTCACGTTCACCATTTACCATCCGGCGGGCACGTGCAAGATGGGCCCGGACACGGATCCCGACGCGGTGGTCGACCACCGGTTGCGCGTGCGCGGCGTCGACGGGCTCCGAGTGATCGACGCTTCGATCATGCCGAACATCGTCAGCGGCAACCCCAACGCGCCGGTCATCATGATCGGCGAGAAAGGTGCGGACATGATCAAAGAAGACTGGTTGTAG